A genome region from Etheostoma cragini isolate CJK2018 chromosome 4, CSU_Ecrag_1.0, whole genome shotgun sequence includes the following:
- the LOC117943931 gene encoding zinc finger E-box-binding homeobox 2-like isoform X2: MMTEESRGKRRKQANPRRNRVDAERVSSLGSEGEDEVGLWSLEPQDCQESLDKTSLTPSEGTEEPGSPARCTRPHSLSLSPSSRNYWPQMEQEAEAAEDSTAASGTDREGDQEPLRMYCKNSDSPNAFEDLAHYEFLAQLRKASTSTSVFDHRNHNGTAEVYHLGSRHDELPPAIWSPGAQHCSPEGADTERRQQACPFCHRMYQQGASLRDHIKYCQEREGGHMVCPLCGYTATLREQMERHLAFHNQVQDKSVSTLDQGIETRKFKCLQCGKAFKYKHHLKEHLRIHSGVGRKSTDKGSPMASQIQDHTGPLRREAEDPHQLSVQDNNPNPTGFARASGLARLWDPSAELSLRASILKGTTLLPYLHSGTKFEQMLQEMLHREVKKDDDMDRGGAAAMEERKVIYNGGGPDKKVLPDGRREAVRSGDGERGVLGVTCRWCSQLFPNVAVLLQHERYLCKMNRDAVEVPEGLRSKDHASPTLLFPRSALQAEATNGLSGNKSPLQKPSWNSVPQQLLVAMHSPPRPHHDALSPRAYWSVQEKGSPRQLINHSPEMSSPRVRRRVPSSGFGSPVCMDLTSCPPELTSPHNQTSSPWSAQNEPLDLSLPKQHPDNEGRMKTVNGNSAKGERREHRTQQLRRLSPTSHLPLHHHPVYSGAGAPMFPGSLYSGFHIFNQSGLGISGHDGLTAIPFSQQANGPGFLSPMAYMMDADTEVTLKKIHQERQALMGEVLSRGALDYLSFMDEGLEGEGEPGRKRLKKTDEGLYACDICEKTFQKSSSLLRHKYEHTGKRPHECKICNKAFKHKHHLIEHSRLHSGEKPYQCDKCGKRFSHSGSYSQHMNHRYAYCSKDQDPDQDHEEMPLTPMAGSNFGGHLANETPLCMEDTQTAHSFLSDSSLDGATEVLKEDEEEEDKEAGVSDGHVGEAHASLSGAAEELEGCPIQESPTGENGVQNGYDVGNHLDNAERQFWGRDTDDQNGNKCELGLDLTDLPRIKT, translated from the exons TGGATGCTGAGCGAGTGAGTTCACTGGGATCTGAGGGGGAGGATGAGGTGGGCCTGTGGAGCCTGGAGCCCCAGGACTGCCAGGAGAGCCTGGACAAGACAAGCCTGACACCTAGCGAGGGGACAGAAGAGCCTGGAAGCCCTGCTCGCTGCACGCGGCCGCACAGCCTCAGCCTCAGCCCCAGCAGCAGGAACTACTGGCCACAGATGGAGCAGGAGGCTGAGGCCGCAGAAGACTCCACCGCCGCATCTGGCACTGACAGGGAGGGAGACCAGGAACCATTGAGGATGTACT GTAAGAACTCAGACTCTCCAAATGCCTTTGAGGACCTGGCCCACTATGAATTTCTAGCCCAATTGAGGAAGGCCTCTACTTCAACCAGTGTCTTTGACCACCGGAACCACAATGGCACGGCAGAGGTTTACCACCTTGGCAGCAGGCACGACGAGCTGCCACCTGCCATCTGGTCACCAGGAGCTCAGCACTGCTCACCTGAGGGAGCAG ACACTGAGAGGAGACAGCAGGCCTGTCCATTCTGCCACAGGATGTATCAGCAAGGAGCCTCTTTGAGGGACCACATCAAGTACTGTCAGGAGAGGGAAGGGGGCCACATGGTCTGTCCGCTCTGTGGATACACTGCCACCCTTAGGGAACAGATGGAGCGGCACTTGGCATTTCACAACCAAGTGCAGGACAAG AGTGTCAGCACTTTGGATCAAGGCATTGAAACCAGGAAGTTCAAATGTCTGCAGTGTGGGAAAGCGTTCAAGTACAAACACCACCTCAAAGAGCATCTCCGAATCCACAGCG GCGTGGGGAGAAAAAGTACCGACAAGGGATCTCCAATGGCTTCACAGATCCAAGATCATACTGGGCCTCTACGTCGAGAAGCAGAGGATCCTCACCAGCTTTCAGTGCAGGACAACAACCCCAACCCCACAGGCTTTGCCAGAGCGTCAGGCTTGGCTCGACTTTGGGACCCCTCGGCAGAGCTCTCTCTGAGGGCCAGTATACTAAAAGGGACCACCCTGCTGCCTTATCTGCACTCTGGGACCAAGTTTGAACAGATGCTGCAGGAGATGCTTCACAGGGAAGTGAAGAAAGATGATGATATGGACAGAGGAGGAGCAGCTGCAATGGAGGAAAGGAAGGTGATTTACAACGGAGGAGGGCCTGACAAGAAGGTGTTGCCTGACGGGAGAAGAGAGGCAGTGAGGTCAGGTGATGGGGAGAGAGGTGTGCTTGGAGTGACGTGTCGTTGGTGCTCCCAGCTTTTCCCCAACGTGGCGGTGCTCCTGCAGCATGAGCGATATCTCTGTAAAATGAACCGAGATGCAGTGGAGGTGCCTGAGGGTCTTCGCAGCAAAGACCATGCCTCACCAACTTTACTCTTTCCCAGATCTGCTCTCCAAGCGGAGGCAACCAACGGGCTATCCGGAAACAAGTCACCATTACAGAAGCCCAGCTGGAACTCGGTACCGCAGCAGCTTTTGGTAGCAATGCACTCTCCCCCACGGCCCCATCATGATGCCCTATCCCCACGAGCATACTGGTCCGTCCAGGAAAAGGGAAGTCCAAGGCAACTCATCAACCATTCCCCAGAGATGTCGTCACCTCGAGTCAGAAGAAGGGTACCCTCTTCAGGATTCGGTTCTCCGGTCTGCATGGACCTCACCAGCTGTCCTCCTGAACTGACCTCCCCTCACAACCAGACCAGCAGCCCTTGGTCTGCACAGAACGAGCCTCTGGACCTTTCCTTGCCCAAGCAGCACCCAGACAACGAAGGGAGAATGAAAACTGTAAACGGAAACTCAGCCAAAGGAGAGAGGCGAGAGCACAGGACCCAGCAGCTTAGGAGACTAAGTCCAACTTCACATCTCCCCCTTCACCACCACCCGGTCTACAGCGGGGCCGGAGCTCCTATGTTTCCAGGTTCCTTATATAGTGGCTTTCATATCTTCAACCAGTCTGGTTTAGGTATTTCAGGACATGATGGCCTCACAGCGATTCCATTCAGCCAGCAAGCTAATGGCCCTGGGTTTCTCTCTCCTATGGCTTACATGATGGACGCAGACACAGAGGTGACGCTGAAAAAGATCCACCAGGAGAGACAAGCTCTTATG GGTGAGGTATTAAGCCGTGGAGCTCTAGACTACCTCTCTTTTATGGATGAAGGACTGGAGGGAGAAGGGGAACCAGGGAGGAAAAGACTGAAGAAGACTGATGAAGGTCTTTATGCTTGTGACATTTGTGAAAAAACCTTTCAGAAGAGCAGCTCTCTACTTCGACACAAATACGAGCACACAG GTAAACGTCCTCATGAGTGCAAGATCTGCAACAAGGCCTTCAAGCATAAGCACCATCTGATTGAGCACAGCCGGCTGCACTCGGGCGAGAAACCCTACCAATGTGACAAGTGTGGCAAACGCTTCTCTCACTCCGGCTCGTACTCCCAGCACATGAACCACCGCTACGCCTACTGCAGCAAAGACCAGGATCCAGACCAAGACCACGAGGAGATGCCTCTCACCCCAATGGCAGGCAGCAATTTTGGAGGCCACCTCGCCAACGAGACCCCTCTGTGCATGGAGGATACCCAAACTGCTCACTCCTTCCTCAGTGATTCCAGTCTGGATGGAGCTACAGAGGTGCTGAAGGAggacgaagaggaggaggataaagAGGCAGGAGTTAGTGATGGTCATGTAGGAGAGGCACATGCAAGTTTGTCAGGGGCAGCAGAGGAGCTGGAAGGTTGCCCCATCCAAGAATCACCAACAGGGGAGAATGGAGTGCAAAATGGTTACGATGTGGGAAACCATCTTGACAATGCAGAGAGACAATTCTGGGGCCGAGACACTGACGACCAGAATGGAAACAAATGTGAACTGGGCCTGGATTTAACAGATTTACCCAGAATAAAAACTTAA
- the LOC117943931 gene encoding zinc finger E-box-binding homeobox 2-like isoform X3 gives MEQEAEAAEDSTAASGTDREGDQEPLRMYCKNSDSPNAFEDLAHYEFLAQLRKASTSTSVFDHRNHNGTAEVYHLGSRHDELPPAIWSPGAQHCSPEGADTERRQQACPFCHRMYQQGASLRDHIKYCQEREGGHMVCPLCGYTATLREQMERHLAFHNQVQDKSVSTLDQGIETRKFKCLQCGKAFKYKHHLKEHLRIHSGEKPYECSNCKKRFSHSGSYSSHLSSKKCLSGGGNGNTGGASCAFNGHSQSSYHHSFPTSPSAGVGRKSTDKGSPMASQIQDHTGPLRREAEDPHQLSVQDNNPNPTGFARASGLARLWDPSAELSLRASILKGTTLLPYLHSGTKFEQMLQEMLHREVKKDDDMDRGGAAAMEERKVIYNGGGPDKKVLPDGRREAVRSGDGERGVLGVTCRWCSQLFPNVAVLLQHERYLCKMNRDAVEVPEGLRSKDHASPTLLFPRSALQAEATNGLSGNKSPLQKPSWNSVPQQLLVAMHSPPRPHHDALSPRAYWSVQEKGSPRQLINHSPEMSSPRVRRRVPSSGFGSPVCMDLTSCPPELTSPHNQTSSPWSAQNEPLDLSLPKQHPDNEGRMKTVNGNSAKGERREHRTQQLRRLSPTSHLPLHHHPVYSGAGAPMFPGSLYSGFHIFNQSGLGISGHDGLTAIPFSQQANGPGFLSPMAYMMDADTEVTLKKIHQERQALMGEVLSRGALDYLSFMDEGLEGEGEPGRKRLKKTDEGLYACDICEKTFQKSSSLLRHKYEHTGKRPHECKICNKAFKHKHHLIEHSRLHSGEKPYQCDKCGKRFSHSGSYSQHMNHRYAYCSKDQDPDQDHEEMPLTPMAGSNFGGHLANETPLCMEDTQTAHSFLSDSSLDGATEVLKEDEEEEDKEAGVSDGHVGEAHASLSGAAEELEGCPIQESPTGENGVQNGYDVGNHLDNAERQFWGRDTDDQNGNKCELGLDLTDLPRIKT, from the exons ATGGAGCAGGAGGCTGAGGCCGCAGAAGACTCCACCGCCGCATCTGGCACTGACAGGGAGGGAGACCAGGAACCATTGAGGATGTACT GTAAGAACTCAGACTCTCCAAATGCCTTTGAGGACCTGGCCCACTATGAATTTCTAGCCCAATTGAGGAAGGCCTCTACTTCAACCAGTGTCTTTGACCACCGGAACCACAATGGCACGGCAGAGGTTTACCACCTTGGCAGCAGGCACGACGAGCTGCCACCTGCCATCTGGTCACCAGGAGCTCAGCACTGCTCACCTGAGGGAGCAG ACACTGAGAGGAGACAGCAGGCCTGTCCATTCTGCCACAGGATGTATCAGCAAGGAGCCTCTTTGAGGGACCACATCAAGTACTGTCAGGAGAGGGAAGGGGGCCACATGGTCTGTCCGCTCTGTGGATACACTGCCACCCTTAGGGAACAGATGGAGCGGCACTTGGCATTTCACAACCAAGTGCAGGACAAG AGTGTCAGCACTTTGGATCAAGGCATTGAAACCAGGAAGTTCAAATGTCTGCAGTGTGGGAAAGCGTTCAAGTACAAACACCACCTCAAAGAGCATCTCCGAATCCACAGCG GTGAGAAACCTTACGAGTGCTCCAACTGCAAGAAACGTTTTTCTCACTCTGGCTCCTACAGCTCTCACTTAAGCAGCAAAAAGTGCCTGAGTGGTGGAGGAAATGGAAACACAGGAGGAGCCAGCTGTGCATTTAATGGACATAGCCAAAGTTCCTACCACCACTCATTTCCAACATCTCCCTCTGCAGGCGTGGGGAGAAAAAGTACCGACAAGGGATCTCCAATGGCTTCACAGATCCAAGATCATACTGGGCCTCTACGTCGAGAAGCAGAGGATCCTCACCAGCTTTCAGTGCAGGACAACAACCCCAACCCCACAGGCTTTGCCAGAGCGTCAGGCTTGGCTCGACTTTGGGACCCCTCGGCAGAGCTCTCTCTGAGGGCCAGTATACTAAAAGGGACCACCCTGCTGCCTTATCTGCACTCTGGGACCAAGTTTGAACAGATGCTGCAGGAGATGCTTCACAGGGAAGTGAAGAAAGATGATGATATGGACAGAGGAGGAGCAGCTGCAATGGAGGAAAGGAAGGTGATTTACAACGGAGGAGGGCCTGACAAGAAGGTGTTGCCTGACGGGAGAAGAGAGGCAGTGAGGTCAGGTGATGGGGAGAGAGGTGTGCTTGGAGTGACGTGTCGTTGGTGCTCCCAGCTTTTCCCCAACGTGGCGGTGCTCCTGCAGCATGAGCGATATCTCTGTAAAATGAACCGAGATGCAGTGGAGGTGCCTGAGGGTCTTCGCAGCAAAGACCATGCCTCACCAACTTTACTCTTTCCCAGATCTGCTCTCCAAGCGGAGGCAACCAACGGGCTATCCGGAAACAAGTCACCATTACAGAAGCCCAGCTGGAACTCGGTACCGCAGCAGCTTTTGGTAGCAATGCACTCTCCCCCACGGCCCCATCATGATGCCCTATCCCCACGAGCATACTGGTCCGTCCAGGAAAAGGGAAGTCCAAGGCAACTCATCAACCATTCCCCAGAGATGTCGTCACCTCGAGTCAGAAGAAGGGTACCCTCTTCAGGATTCGGTTCTCCGGTCTGCATGGACCTCACCAGCTGTCCTCCTGAACTGACCTCCCCTCACAACCAGACCAGCAGCCCTTGGTCTGCACAGAACGAGCCTCTGGACCTTTCCTTGCCCAAGCAGCACCCAGACAACGAAGGGAGAATGAAAACTGTAAACGGAAACTCAGCCAAAGGAGAGAGGCGAGAGCACAGGACCCAGCAGCTTAGGAGACTAAGTCCAACTTCACATCTCCCCCTTCACCACCACCCGGTCTACAGCGGGGCCGGAGCTCCTATGTTTCCAGGTTCCTTATATAGTGGCTTTCATATCTTCAACCAGTCTGGTTTAGGTATTTCAGGACATGATGGCCTCACAGCGATTCCATTCAGCCAGCAAGCTAATGGCCCTGGGTTTCTCTCTCCTATGGCTTACATGATGGACGCAGACACAGAGGTGACGCTGAAAAAGATCCACCAGGAGAGACAAGCTCTTATG GGTGAGGTATTAAGCCGTGGAGCTCTAGACTACCTCTCTTTTATGGATGAAGGACTGGAGGGAGAAGGGGAACCAGGGAGGAAAAGACTGAAGAAGACTGATGAAGGTCTTTATGCTTGTGACATTTGTGAAAAAACCTTTCAGAAGAGCAGCTCTCTACTTCGACACAAATACGAGCACACAG GTAAACGTCCTCATGAGTGCAAGATCTGCAACAAGGCCTTCAAGCATAAGCACCATCTGATTGAGCACAGCCGGCTGCACTCGGGCGAGAAACCCTACCAATGTGACAAGTGTGGCAAACGCTTCTCTCACTCCGGCTCGTACTCCCAGCACATGAACCACCGCTACGCCTACTGCAGCAAAGACCAGGATCCAGACCAAGACCACGAGGAGATGCCTCTCACCCCAATGGCAGGCAGCAATTTTGGAGGCCACCTCGCCAACGAGACCCCTCTGTGCATGGAGGATACCCAAACTGCTCACTCCTTCCTCAGTGATTCCAGTCTGGATGGAGCTACAGAGGTGCTGAAGGAggacgaagaggaggaggataaagAGGCAGGAGTTAGTGATGGTCATGTAGGAGAGGCACATGCAAGTTTGTCAGGGGCAGCAGAGGAGCTGGAAGGTTGCCCCATCCAAGAATCACCAACAGGGGAGAATGGAGTGCAAAATGGTTACGATGTGGGAAACCATCTTGACAATGCAGAGAGACAATTCTGGGGCCGAGACACTGACGACCAGAATGGAAACAAATGTGAACTGGGCCTGGATTTAACAGATTTACCCAGAATAAAAACTTAA
- the LOC117943931 gene encoding zinc finger E-box-binding homeobox 2-like isoform X1, giving the protein MMTEESRGKRRKQANPRRNRVDAERVSSLGSEGEDEVGLWSLEPQDCQESLDKTSLTPSEGTEEPGSPARCTRPHSLSLSPSSRNYWPQMEQEAEAAEDSTAASGTDREGDQEPLRMYCKNSDSPNAFEDLAHYEFLAQLRKASTSTSVFDHRNHNGTAEVYHLGSRHDELPPAIWSPGAQHCSPEGADTERRQQACPFCHRMYQQGASLRDHIKYCQEREGGHMVCPLCGYTATLREQMERHLAFHNQVQDKSVSTLDQGIETRKFKCLQCGKAFKYKHHLKEHLRIHSGEKPYECSNCKKRFSHSGSYSSHLSSKKCLSGGGNGNTGGASCAFNGHSQSSYHHSFPTSPSAGVGRKSTDKGSPMASQIQDHTGPLRREAEDPHQLSVQDNNPNPTGFARASGLARLWDPSAELSLRASILKGTTLLPYLHSGTKFEQMLQEMLHREVKKDDDMDRGGAAAMEERKVIYNGGGPDKKVLPDGRREAVRSGDGERGVLGVTCRWCSQLFPNVAVLLQHERYLCKMNRDAVEVPEGLRSKDHASPTLLFPRSALQAEATNGLSGNKSPLQKPSWNSVPQQLLVAMHSPPRPHHDALSPRAYWSVQEKGSPRQLINHSPEMSSPRVRRRVPSSGFGSPVCMDLTSCPPELTSPHNQTSSPWSAQNEPLDLSLPKQHPDNEGRMKTVNGNSAKGERREHRTQQLRRLSPTSHLPLHHHPVYSGAGAPMFPGSLYSGFHIFNQSGLGISGHDGLTAIPFSQQANGPGFLSPMAYMMDADTEVTLKKIHQERQALMGEVLSRGALDYLSFMDEGLEGEGEPGRKRLKKTDEGLYACDICEKTFQKSSSLLRHKYEHTGKRPHECKICNKAFKHKHHLIEHSRLHSGEKPYQCDKCGKRFSHSGSYSQHMNHRYAYCSKDQDPDQDHEEMPLTPMAGSNFGGHLANETPLCMEDTQTAHSFLSDSSLDGATEVLKEDEEEEDKEAGVSDGHVGEAHASLSGAAEELEGCPIQESPTGENGVQNGYDVGNHLDNAERQFWGRDTDDQNGNKCELGLDLTDLPRIKT; this is encoded by the exons TGGATGCTGAGCGAGTGAGTTCACTGGGATCTGAGGGGGAGGATGAGGTGGGCCTGTGGAGCCTGGAGCCCCAGGACTGCCAGGAGAGCCTGGACAAGACAAGCCTGACACCTAGCGAGGGGACAGAAGAGCCTGGAAGCCCTGCTCGCTGCACGCGGCCGCACAGCCTCAGCCTCAGCCCCAGCAGCAGGAACTACTGGCCACAGATGGAGCAGGAGGCTGAGGCCGCAGAAGACTCCACCGCCGCATCTGGCACTGACAGGGAGGGAGACCAGGAACCATTGAGGATGTACT GTAAGAACTCAGACTCTCCAAATGCCTTTGAGGACCTGGCCCACTATGAATTTCTAGCCCAATTGAGGAAGGCCTCTACTTCAACCAGTGTCTTTGACCACCGGAACCACAATGGCACGGCAGAGGTTTACCACCTTGGCAGCAGGCACGACGAGCTGCCACCTGCCATCTGGTCACCAGGAGCTCAGCACTGCTCACCTGAGGGAGCAG ACACTGAGAGGAGACAGCAGGCCTGTCCATTCTGCCACAGGATGTATCAGCAAGGAGCCTCTTTGAGGGACCACATCAAGTACTGTCAGGAGAGGGAAGGGGGCCACATGGTCTGTCCGCTCTGTGGATACACTGCCACCCTTAGGGAACAGATGGAGCGGCACTTGGCATTTCACAACCAAGTGCAGGACAAG AGTGTCAGCACTTTGGATCAAGGCATTGAAACCAGGAAGTTCAAATGTCTGCAGTGTGGGAAAGCGTTCAAGTACAAACACCACCTCAAAGAGCATCTCCGAATCCACAGCG GTGAGAAACCTTACGAGTGCTCCAACTGCAAGAAACGTTTTTCTCACTCTGGCTCCTACAGCTCTCACTTAAGCAGCAAAAAGTGCCTGAGTGGTGGAGGAAATGGAAACACAGGAGGAGCCAGCTGTGCATTTAATGGACATAGCCAAAGTTCCTACCACCACTCATTTCCAACATCTCCCTCTGCAGGCGTGGGGAGAAAAAGTACCGACAAGGGATCTCCAATGGCTTCACAGATCCAAGATCATACTGGGCCTCTACGTCGAGAAGCAGAGGATCCTCACCAGCTTTCAGTGCAGGACAACAACCCCAACCCCACAGGCTTTGCCAGAGCGTCAGGCTTGGCTCGACTTTGGGACCCCTCGGCAGAGCTCTCTCTGAGGGCCAGTATACTAAAAGGGACCACCCTGCTGCCTTATCTGCACTCTGGGACCAAGTTTGAACAGATGCTGCAGGAGATGCTTCACAGGGAAGTGAAGAAAGATGATGATATGGACAGAGGAGGAGCAGCTGCAATGGAGGAAAGGAAGGTGATTTACAACGGAGGAGGGCCTGACAAGAAGGTGTTGCCTGACGGGAGAAGAGAGGCAGTGAGGTCAGGTGATGGGGAGAGAGGTGTGCTTGGAGTGACGTGTCGTTGGTGCTCCCAGCTTTTCCCCAACGTGGCGGTGCTCCTGCAGCATGAGCGATATCTCTGTAAAATGAACCGAGATGCAGTGGAGGTGCCTGAGGGTCTTCGCAGCAAAGACCATGCCTCACCAACTTTACTCTTTCCCAGATCTGCTCTCCAAGCGGAGGCAACCAACGGGCTATCCGGAAACAAGTCACCATTACAGAAGCCCAGCTGGAACTCGGTACCGCAGCAGCTTTTGGTAGCAATGCACTCTCCCCCACGGCCCCATCATGATGCCCTATCCCCACGAGCATACTGGTCCGTCCAGGAAAAGGGAAGTCCAAGGCAACTCATCAACCATTCCCCAGAGATGTCGTCACCTCGAGTCAGAAGAAGGGTACCCTCTTCAGGATTCGGTTCTCCGGTCTGCATGGACCTCACCAGCTGTCCTCCTGAACTGACCTCCCCTCACAACCAGACCAGCAGCCCTTGGTCTGCACAGAACGAGCCTCTGGACCTTTCCTTGCCCAAGCAGCACCCAGACAACGAAGGGAGAATGAAAACTGTAAACGGAAACTCAGCCAAAGGAGAGAGGCGAGAGCACAGGACCCAGCAGCTTAGGAGACTAAGTCCAACTTCACATCTCCCCCTTCACCACCACCCGGTCTACAGCGGGGCCGGAGCTCCTATGTTTCCAGGTTCCTTATATAGTGGCTTTCATATCTTCAACCAGTCTGGTTTAGGTATTTCAGGACATGATGGCCTCACAGCGATTCCATTCAGCCAGCAAGCTAATGGCCCTGGGTTTCTCTCTCCTATGGCTTACATGATGGACGCAGACACAGAGGTGACGCTGAAAAAGATCCACCAGGAGAGACAAGCTCTTATG GGTGAGGTATTAAGCCGTGGAGCTCTAGACTACCTCTCTTTTATGGATGAAGGACTGGAGGGAGAAGGGGAACCAGGGAGGAAAAGACTGAAGAAGACTGATGAAGGTCTTTATGCTTGTGACATTTGTGAAAAAACCTTTCAGAAGAGCAGCTCTCTACTTCGACACAAATACGAGCACACAG GTAAACGTCCTCATGAGTGCAAGATCTGCAACAAGGCCTTCAAGCATAAGCACCATCTGATTGAGCACAGCCGGCTGCACTCGGGCGAGAAACCCTACCAATGTGACAAGTGTGGCAAACGCTTCTCTCACTCCGGCTCGTACTCCCAGCACATGAACCACCGCTACGCCTACTGCAGCAAAGACCAGGATCCAGACCAAGACCACGAGGAGATGCCTCTCACCCCAATGGCAGGCAGCAATTTTGGAGGCCACCTCGCCAACGAGACCCCTCTGTGCATGGAGGATACCCAAACTGCTCACTCCTTCCTCAGTGATTCCAGTCTGGATGGAGCTACAGAGGTGCTGAAGGAggacgaagaggaggaggataaagAGGCAGGAGTTAGTGATGGTCATGTAGGAGAGGCACATGCAAGTTTGTCAGGGGCAGCAGAGGAGCTGGAAGGTTGCCCCATCCAAGAATCACCAACAGGGGAGAATGGAGTGCAAAATGGTTACGATGTGGGAAACCATCTTGACAATGCAGAGAGACAATTCTGGGGCCGAGACACTGACGACCAGAATGGAAACAAATGTGAACTGGGCCTGGATTTAACAGATTTACCCAGAATAAAAACTTAA